In the Plasmodium gaboni strain SY75 chromosome 13, whole genome shotgun sequence genome, ttatatgatgatataCAACATTCTACATTAGATTCTTTACCAAATTTTAtactttttaatattttttctgGATATACATCTATActatttattatattcttttctatatttctaaatatatcaaaatatccatcttttttattttttattatattatgatgaCTCTGCCATTTTAATGCCATACCTATTAATGCTAATAATCTTGATGGAGCACATGTAGTCACTTCATTACTTATCATATTACataaattatttcttttttcttcttttgTTAATCcatcatataatatatttttatctatatatttactaTCCATTATAtcaattattttattatatttatcattatatttcttctccattcttttaaatattatacattcATTTATTATCTTCTCAGCTAATTCCTTCTCATTATATTCTACTAATTCACAAATTAACTGCTCATAAAAACACATTAAAGTTTCATCTGATAAGTCAATTGttgttatattaaaaagaacATTCTTCCAATCAcctttatttatatctctaattaatatatctacATTACTTATCGCGTTCAATTTTATGTTACTTTCTTCTTGTAACACATAAAAACTTCTTATAAGATTATTTTCTTTCAAATATTGTAGTATTAATCTTATCACATCAGCAGCTGATATATTCAATGCATCAGTATCACccataataaataaaataaaataatataaagtggtaatataaaaaaaaaaaataatatatattatatatatatatatatatatatatagatatattaaaaaatatatatttatttatactatatattcacttaattttttttttttttttttatttctcCATATgttacaaaatatttatttatataaacatataatgttctaaaaaaataatttatttcaatatatatatgttcctcgattttttaaaaaatcaaacaaataatatacaagtttatattgttttttttttttttttttttaatttattgaaatgaaatatataaggGTTGTTGTATAGATATATCctaaaatatattatatatataatatatatatatatatatatataatgtgactatattttatatatttaaaatgtatacttataaatatatatatatatatattttaattaaacaaataacgaaatattattatgaagGATAActtgttattttttttttacctcacatttaaaaaaaaaaataaaaaaaaaaaaaaaaatattatatatatatataaaataataccatatatgtaatatatagtatatatttatgtgcccaataaaaaaaaaaaaaaaatatatatatatatattatatatatatatatatatatatatatattattacatatatttttcaaaagtagggtataatatatattattattctcaaaaaaattttttattacatatttaaagaaaataatatttaaaatgataatatatataataaaataattatgtatGCTATGTCcttttcattatttttattaaagaTGCCTTTACTTATTCTTATATGTATTGTAAATGGCGTTTTTATGAAATGAGGCAATAGATGATGAAGTATATATAAGagtattttatatataatatatatattaaaaaaaaaaatatatatatatatatatttttgttgcaataatttacatacatacatacatatatatatatatatatatatataaactcgtgtgtgtatttatttattttattttatttttttttatatatatatataaaaatgcTCAAGCCCAATTTAACATGCTTTATGAAGAGATGCTCCATGTTATCATGGAATAGAGttgaaaagaaaaattttGCTAGCGACAATTTAAGGTCTTTATCATTAAGAATGAAATCAGTTAAATcaatacaaaaaataacaaaagCTATGAAGATGGTTGCTGCATCAAAATTTAAAGGAGATCAGAGAAGACTAGAAAACTGTAGTAATTTTTCTACACCTTTAGTTGATGTATTTAATAGATTAGATAAATTAGATATACATAAAAAGAATGAAGAACTAGCAATTATTGCAATTACATCAGATAAAGGATTATGTGGTAGTGTGAATTCATCAGTATCAAGATTATGTAAAAAGTTATTAGAAAATGAACAAGTTAATAATGAGCTTGTTGATAATATAACAccaaataaaatatatctttatgGTATTGGTGAAAAAATAAGATCTGCATTAAGTAGATTACACAGTGATAAATTTCAAGCTAtttataatgaatataataaaataccTATCAATTTTCTAACTTGTTCATATATAGCAGAACGtataatgaataataatcattcaaatatattaattatatataatcattttaaATCAGCTATATCATTTGATACTCAAATCTTAAGTGTATTTTCACAAAAACAattaaacaaaattaataaaaaagaattaacTAGTTTTGAATTCGAACCAGAAATGGATTATATCtttaaagatatatatcAATTCTATTTCACTTCCTTACTATATAATTGTATCATTCAAAATCTTGCCTCCGAGCAggtaaaataaaaaaaaatcaaaatttttatatggaattatacatttttctttttctttttctttttatttttatttttatttttcttttaatttttttttttttttcttttatattttaagtCTGCTAGGATGACAGCTATGGATAATGCTTCTTCAAGTGCAACGGATATGCTTAATACATTATCCTTAAGATATAATAGAGCAAGACAGGtatatagataaaaaaaaaaaaaaaaaaaaaaaaaaaaaaaaaaataaaaaaataaaaaaaaaaaaaaaaaaaaaaaaaaatttttaaaatatatttatttttttattttatttttttttttatttttattttttttttattttttNNNNNNNNNNNNNNNNNNNNNNNNNNCATATActtattttatcatttttatttatccTTTAGTCTAAGATTACTTTAGAACTTATTGAAATTATATCAGGGGCTAATGCTTTATAGAACAAttcacaaaaaaaaaaaaaatatatacctatatatagtattttccatatatatattccaaatatattattgtgtaactattatataattttttaaagtattaattttatagatccatcaaaaataattccttatcatattgtttatattgaatctgttttttatatacttttttatatttttaaatgctacaatatatatatattatgaatattttattattttaatttcgttttttttatcatttgatatatatatatatatattatatatttttttatttatatttgtatttgtatatttatattatgcttaatttttatatgacaattaaaatataataatccttatttaaaaaggtgatattaaaaaaataaaaggaaagtttaatatttgtgtttgtatataatcatataaataattctttattatcCATAAGGttgtaaataatatgcATCCAATCAAATTCaatctttatatatatatatatatataaatatatatattttacatacatataatttcttAATATGCAAAAAATTTCCTTCtaatcaatatatatatatgtattattttttatacgtaatatattatatatatataatatatatattatatatacttaataggtaaaaaaaaaaaaatataataaataaataataaaatatacatatatataaataatatatatatatatatatatatatatatatatatatatatataatatatatatatatatatatatatatatatatatatattacatattatacatatatacataatatatgtttatattttttttaaaaaagataaacgtgtaaaaatatttaaaagaaaaaatagtgtgaatataaaataatttgatgatattcttattattttatatatgctttaattttaattatagCTTCAAAATCAAATATGAACGAAAGaaaattcatatttttatatgaaatgagaaaaaaaaaaatatattttttttgtacataagataaaataataaatttgctattattatttttattttttattattattatttttttttttttaataaaagaaagaacttgttaaaaaatatgtattttatatataaataaatatattgataaattaatatatttataaatattttatatattataatgtataaaaaaagagtgtttattttataatatttagaattaataattatatatattatatataatatatatatgttaagAGTATAGAATTAAAAAGTCTATTCTAAACTCAATggttttctttttatatattataaatttaaataaataaataaatatatatatatatatatatattatattttttttttgttttttcgTTTTTGTAATATCCTAACAATATGATGgattaatatatatatatatatatatatgtatgtatatgtaatattattgtatatattttatattatcataattttattatgatcgtaatatttattttaaaaactGAAGAAAGTAAAAGGTAGTCATTTTTATAGagtatttttatattttttacacaaaatataaatgtaacattataatatatatatatatatatatatatatatatatatatatatatttttttttttctgtttatatatttaatatgaCTAAAAATCTTTTTCTTTGGGTTTACAGTTTAGAAGCTTGTAGTCCCCAGGTTTGTATATTGTGACATActtgaaaatattatacgTATTAATTTACTTTTgaaattttttgtttcttttttttttttttttttttttttgctttattgagaaataatttttattaataaaaaagagaaGGATATCTCACTAGATCTTGCTTGTAATGTATATTCagaattttatataaaaataaacatacacatatatatatatatatatttatatatttatatatgtttattttatgtgtgtgttattatatatatgtcatttgaaatatgaatagaaaattatgaacaaagtaaaaataaaatatatagaattaataagataaaaaaaaatggcATGCATAAGCGCTATCTTTATAATTGATTTAAAAGGAAAAGTAATAATTAATAGAAATTATCGAGGAGAAGTAAATGTAAATTTAACAGAGGTATTTTATAATTGTGTTATTGATCAAGAagataatttaataaaacCAATATTTCATGTGAACGGTTTGACATATTGTTGGGTAGctcataataatatatattttttagCTGTAACTCGTAAGAATAGTAATGCAACATTAATTATAgcatttttatataaactAATACAAGTATTAAAAGATTATTTTAAGGTTTTAGAAGAAGAAAGTATTAAAGATAATTTTGTAATAACATATGAATTATTAGATGAAATGATTGATAATGGATTTCCTCAATTAAGTGAAGTAAAGATTTTAAgagaatatataaaaaataaagcACATCAACTAACAgttaataattttaaaatacCTTCAGCATTAACTAATTCTGTATCCTGGAGAAATGAAGgtattaaatataaaaaaaatgaaatattcCTAGATGTTGTTGAAAgtttaaatattattatatcttcTAATGGTACTGTTTTAAGAAGTGAAATTTTAGGATGTCTTAAAATGAAATCATATTTATCAGGTATGCCTGAATTAAAATTAGgattaaatgataaattactttttaataaaaatattaataattatcctaattcaacaaataataatgttaataataaaaccAAACTTGTTGAATTAGAAGATATTAAATTTCATCAATGTGTTAGATTATCAAAATTTGAAAATGATAGAACTATTTCATTTATTCCTCCTGATGGTATTTTTAATCTAATGACTTATCGATTAAGTACTCATGTCAAACCTTTATTTTGGCTagatattaatattacaaaaaagTCTCTAACCAAAATCGAATATACTGTTAAAGCAAAATCacaatttaaaaataaaagtataGCAAATAATGTCGAATTCCATCTACCAGTACCTGCTGATGTTGATTCACCACATTTTCAAACATACATAGGAACAGTTAAATATTATCCAGATAAAGATATTCTAATATGGAAAGTAAAACAATTCCAAGGACAAAAggaatatattatgaatgCCCAATTCGGTTTACCTTCTATTGTCtcaaatgaaaataaagatCTATATTATAAGAGACCAgtaaatattaaatttgAAATTCCATATTTCACAGTCTCAGGTATAACTGTAAGGTACttaaaaattatagaaaaaaGTGGTTATCAAGCATTGCCCTGGGTCAGGTATATAACACAAAATGGAGACTATCAGGTCAGAATGTCatagaaaaagaaaataaaatgaaacaTTATTAATTCATTACAAATTCATATAAACCAATATTTGATTactcatatatatatcatctgaaaaaaaaaaaaaaataaaataaaataaaagatgGTATCTCTCCAAAATTAAAGGCATAcataaatatgaatatatacatatatatatatatatatatatatatatatatatatatgtgcacTTTATTATActgttttattttttcttgtttttatttattaatataatttttaagAATATGTCAATTTTTGTgaaccaaaaaaaaaattaaaaaaaacaaacGTTTTCAAtgttacatatatatatatatatgttccATTTGCCAAAAGGGAAACATTTGATGATTGTTCCAAGcaaaaaattttaattttaaatatatttgcacagcatttatattcaatatatatatatatatatatttaattatttatttacatgATTGTTTAGATGTAgtgtaaaatattttgaaataaatcaaaaaaaaacttttttttttttttttccctttaatttttaaagtttatataaaatgtacaattaaaaaaaaaaaaaaaaaaagaaaaagaaatagaaatggaaataaaaatagaaataaaaatagaaataaaaatagaaagatagaaagaaagaaagcaaatattttattcaaaaacaattttttaaaaaaaataaatattatatatataaatatttttatttatatattttctaaaaaaaagaaaaaatagaGGATTCACTtgataaagaaatatacacataaatgcatatatttttttttggtaaTGATAAATACAAAATGTTATTAAGACATGAGTGGATTAggtttattttttttatttttttttgtttatttgtCTATCTGTCTATCCTTTTGTCAACATGTTTTATAttcctatatatatatatatatatatatatatatatatttatatatttaatttgtttAATTCCCTCCCCAAATTACAATTCATCTAATTGTATACCATATATTTTCCTGTTGCTGAGAATTGCTTACATCCATGTATGACCTTATTAATTGCTAATAATAGATCTTTCTCTGTAATAGTTTTTCTTCTTGCTCTTATAGCAAACATACCTGCTTCTGTACAGACACTTCTTATATCTGAACCTGTACTGTTAGGACATAATCTAGCTAAAAGTTCAAATCTTACATCTCTACTCATATTCATAGTATTAGCATgtattttaaatatatgtgttCTACCTTCTAAATCTGGTAAACTGAATTCAATTCTACGATCAATTCTACCAGGTCTTACTAATGCACTATCTAAGGTATCTGGCCTATTAGTAGCCATCAATACCTTAATATTACCTCTATTATCAAATCCATCTAATTGATTAACAATTTCTAACATTGTTCTTTGTACTTCATGATCTCCATGAGCACTTTCATCACCTCTTGAACCTCCAATAGCATCAACTTCatcaataaataaaatacaagCCTTTTTAGATTTTGCCATTTGAAATAATTCTCTAACCATTCTAGCACCCTCTCCAACATATTTCTGAACCAATTCTGAACCAATCACACAAATAAAACATGCATCAGTTCTATTAGCAATAGCCCTAGCTGTTAAGGTTTTACCAGTACCTGGAGGAccatataataatactcCTTTAGGTGGATCAATACCTAAAGTTACAAACCTTTCTGGTTGTAATAATGGCATTTCGACAACCTCTCTTAATTTTTCTAACTGTTCTTTACATCCACCaatatcattatatgttatatcAGGTTTTTCTTCAACGGTCATCATAGTAACACTTGGATCAATTTTTGGAGgtaataatatttgaattttatatttagTACGATCAACACCTACTCTCATTCCTTCTTCAATATCACTTGGAGCTACCTTATCTCCTAATCCTACTAC is a window encoding:
- a CDS encoding ATP synthase subunit gamma, mitochondrial, with protein sequence MLKPNLTCFMKRCSMLSWNRVEKKNFASDNLRSLSLRMKSVKSIQKITKAMKMVAASKFKGDQRRLENCSNFSTPLVDVFNRLDKLDIHKKNEELAIIAITSDKGLCGSVNSSVSRLCKKLLENEQVNNELVDNITPNKIYLYGIGEKIRSALSRLHSDKFQAIYNEYNKIPINFLTCSYIAERIMNNNHSNILIIYNHFKSAISFDTQILSVFSQKQLNKINKKELTSFEFEPEMDYIFKDIYQFYFTSLLYNCIIQNLASEQSARMTAMDNASSSATDMLNTLSLRYNRARQSKITLELIEIISGANAL
- a CDS encoding putative 26S protease regulatory subunit 7, which encodes MEEETTTQSKPLDDEDINILKSYGSGPYSKTIKKVEGDISGLLVNINKLCGVRESDTGLCLPNQWDLQLDKQMLNEEQPLQVARCTKIINADTDQTKYIINVKQIAKFVVGLGDKVAPSDIEEGMRVGVDRTKYKIQILLPPKIDPSVTMMTVEEKPDITYNDIGGCKEQLEKLREVVEMPLLQPERFVTLGIDPPKGVLLYGPPGTGKTLTARAIANRTDACFICVIGSELVQKYVGEGARMVRELFQMAKSKKACILFIDEVDAIGGSRGDESAHGDHEVQRTMLEIVNQLDGFDNRGNIKVLMATNRPDTLDSALVRPGRIDRRIEFSLPDLEGRTHIFKIHANTMNMSRDVRFELLARLCPNSTGSDIRSVCTEAGMFAIRARRKTITEKDLLLAINKVIHGCKQFSATGKYMVYN
- a CDS encoding putative AP-1 complex subunit mu, which translates into the protein MACISAIFIIDLKGKVIINRNYRGEVNVNLTEVFYNCVIDQEDNLIKPIFHVNGLTYCWVAHNNIYFLAVTRKNSNATLIIAFLYKLIQVLKDYFKVLEEESIKDNFVITYELLDEMIDNGFPQLSEVKILREYIKNKAHQLTVNNFKIPSALTNSVSWRNEGIKYKKNEIFLDVVESLNIIISSNGTVLRSEILGCLKMKSYLSGMPELKLGLNDKLLFNKNINNYPNSTNNNVNNKTKLVELEDIKFHQCVRLSKFENDRTISFIPPDGIFNLMTYRLSTHVKPLFWLDINITKKSLTKIEYTVKAKSQFKNKSIANNVEFHLPVPADVDSPHFQTYIGTVKYYPDKDILIWKVKQFQGQKEYIMNAQFGLPSIVSNENKDLYYKRPVNIKFEIPYFTVSGITVRYLKIIEKSGYQALPWVRYITQNGDYQVRMS